The genome window ACCAGGCGCTTTGTTGGACACAGTGTACTGATTCCTGAAGTACCAAGCCAGACCAACTATCTCATTTTACTGCTAAACAggacactaaaatatgtttctgaaaacatctgagaagAAGTGAGGGTTGGCCAGCATGTCcacacttttaaaaacagtgtgaaGACCTAAAttggtcctcacaaagacagTACAagaccacacagacacacataactTACTGTACCTCGGGTTTGACCCCATCCGGTGACATAACACTCAGTTCTAGCAGGAACAATGTAGTCCTGCTCTGGCAGACAAACTGGCAGGACTTTGTCATTTATCATTGCAgggctgaaaacacacaaaacaccagcagtggaagaagtactcagatcttctACTTAAAAATAccaataccacagtgtagataTACTCAGTTACGAGTAAAAGTCATGCATTCAAACtgttacttaaataaaagtacacaCGTATTAGCATGTACAGGCAAATCATCATTATGTAATAGGGCCCATTTCAGATTAATGTATAttataccatggtctgggtgaatactcaattctgattggctgcagggtgtccgtTAAAAGGTGTTGTATTACTGGATTATAATATTGATGCAATAATGTATACACCATGCTGTTGGTGCAGCTGCTAAAGGTGGAGCTGATTTTCATTATGTTGCATACCGATGATTATGTACTTCTGGGTGACATaataatatttcatttgttGATCAATTCTGTATTgttaatctgaatctgaaaagtaCCAATTAGATAAAGTTATCAGATAcgtgtagtgcagtaaaaagtagaATAAGTGCcactgagatgtagtggagtagaagttcAGAGTAtctgcaaatggaaatactccAGTAAAGTGCAAATACAGTACCTGAGTAAGTGTACTTGGTGACTTTCCACCACTGAGTAGCAATAGTGAGTTAAGGAAGGATAGTTGCATCAGAACCACTATGATTATTAATATTTGAACCAGTGGTGACAGTAGGATGATCAGTCCAGTTTTTACCTCTGCAGTTTCAGCAGAGCAATGTCAGCGTTGTTGGGTGCACGCATCAGTTTCTCCACGTTCCTTTCCTGTCGCGATGGCTCTTCACCTGACTTTGTGTGGACACCCAGGAGTACCTTGTAGTATGCAGGGTCCTCAGACCTACAGTACACAACATGTTTATAAACCTACACACAAGCTGTACAGTGGTTATCAGGATTGtagatgtttatttttaatcatcTCACTGACTTGTGAATGCAGTGTTCAGCAGTAAGGACCCACTGAGGATGAATCAGACTTCCTCCACAGAAATGAAATCCCCAACTGGTAGAAAGAGACAACAGTTAAACAGATGAGAAATATAATATGACccatttaaataataataataataataaatgaatgaatgaataaagtaaGATATCAGCCAGCATCCACTGTTAAAGGTCCAGcctgtaggatttaggggcatctatttacagaaatgaaatataatatttgTAACTAtcttttcattagtttatgaTCTAAAATCAGAgtcatcatgtttttatgttacaatgagccgtttatatcaaCATACGGAGAAGGCCTTATTCcacatgttgttctacagtggcccagaatggacaaacaaacactggctctagatagggccatttgcattttcatgttcaTAGCTTCAGCTATAGTGATGATTCACTGATGATGTGTCCCAGCACATCCAAGGATGTATCTTTCACACATGCAATTTGGCTCCGCCAGTGACACCCGGGAAGAGGCTGGTTGTCAACCAAGAACAGATTGGTGACAACTGTTGACAGCCTGGAAAGACTGCCACCAGGGCAAGGAGGGGCAGCTCCCCAACTTGCATCTTCCACAAGGAAGACAGTATGGATACAATGATGACGACTTTGGCTAATGGCTTCACGACCAACGAGAGATGCATTTGCGGCAAGGTCTGCAAGAATGAGCGTGGCCTGAAAATCCATCAGGACAAGATGAAATGCTTGGAGAAGGAGAGTGCAATCCTGAAGCGACGACGGAGGAGCCCGGCCAGGAGACCCCACAGAGCCCAGAACCTGCCAAGCTCTCCAGCTCCCTGCAAAGTAGTTCAGCAGCCTTGTGGCCTCCAGCAAGCCAGCACAGATTGTGGCACCAGTTTGATGAGGATGTAGCCAGAATCATCAaatcaacagcaaaaggggatgCCGATAAATGGCTGCAGACAATGACCACCATCATTGTCACCTTCGTGGCAGAGAAGATCGGTGTGGATGAGGGCAAGACCACCAGACCCGACTACACCATGAAACCAGGGGCAGAGAAGATCCATCATCTCCGCCAAGGGCTCCGGACTCTGGCGAAATAGTACAAGGCAGCAACTGAGGAGGAGAAACCACCACTGGCTGAGCTTCGCAACATGATCAGGAAGCAAGAAGGGCAGCAGTCACTGAGCCTGCTCAAAGGATTGTCTGGAAGACCCTGCGTACATTTTGGCATAGAGGAGCTGTTGCTGACCAGTGGAAAAAGGCGGAGGGCATCTGGATACCAAAGGAGGAGAATTCCATGAAGCTTGAGCAGTTCAGATATATCCCTCTGCTCAGTGTTGAGGGGAAGATCTTCTTCAGCATCCTATCCAGAAGGCTAACAAATTTCTCCTCAAGAATGCATACATTGACACCTCAGTCCAGAAAGGTGGCATCCCTGGCATACCTGGGTGCATCGAACACACTGGAGTTGTTAACCAGCTAATTAGGGAGTCACAGGAGGGAAAAGGAGACCTTGTTGTGCTGTGGCTCGACCTCGCCAACGCATATAGCTCAATACCTCACAAGCTAGTCGAGACTTGGAATGGCACCACATACCCAGAAAGATCAAGGACCACATCCTGAAGTACTATGAAAACTTCAGGCTCAGAATCACTTCTGGGTGTGTtacatcagaatcagaatcagaaatactttattgatccccgaggggaaattatttatgttacaggtgctctttgcaagagaggaaagatacgtgaaaaaataagaaatttaaacaatagtatttacaaatatatagttaaataaacaggaattactaacaaacataaacgtaaatatatatatacatatatacatatatatattttaagttGTACATCTGATTGGCACCGACTTGAAAAGGGGATAGTAACTGGGTGCACCATCTCAGTTAGCCTCCTTTCCCTAGCCATGAACATGGTAGTCAAGGCTGAAGAGGAGTGTAGAGGCCCTCTATCTAAGTCCGGAATTAGGCACCCTCCCATCAGAGCCTTTATGGATGACCTCACAGTCACCACAACATCTGTgcctggaggagatggattttTCAAGGACTGGAAAAGCTCATCTCCTAGGCCATAATGAGCTTCTAACCAGTTAAATCCAGGGCCATGGTGCTGAAGAAGGGTAGAGTGACAGACAAGTGCTGTTTCTTTCTGGATGGCATGGCAATCCCATCTATTACCGAGAAATCAGTCAAGAGCCTAGGCAAGGTCTTTAACTGTAGTCTCAAGGACATCGCCGCAGTCCAATCAACTTTCAAGGAGCCTGAGACATGATTCACAGCTGTTGACAAGTCTGGCTTACCTGGCAGGTTCAAAGCATGGATTTACCAGCATGGCGTCTTACCTCGCATACTTTGGCCTCTTTTGgtttgggaactgcccattggtctgacagcccattggtttgacatcccattgttcggaccatattaaacccattgttccaaagtccgttccgaaatcatcatgatgccctgtggttaaggtctggttaggtttaggcacaaaaaccacttggttagggtcaggaaaagatcatggtgtgggttaaaatgaaaaagaaagtgacaaacacataagccgtgagcctgctccgcctcaagcctttcccagctgacccagagccggtcacaGTGCACCATACGCTCGCTgcgagctgttcagcaccgcggacagtcggactaatgggatgtcgaaccaatgggctgtcggaccaatgacatggaccctttgGTTTACGAGGCTCCCTGTGcgtttcaggatcgattttaaggttcttttattagtttttagatgtcttaacggtcttgagcctttttatttatctgaccCGCTTTTACCGTATCAACCCTTgcggaccctgaggtcctccagcacaggccttttaaccataccacaaGTTAGGACTAAAGCACACGGGGAGGCGGCATTTAGTTATTATGGAACCCGaatgtggaacagcctgccggagaacctcagggctgcagagactgttgatgtttttaaaaaaaggctcgaaactcatctttttaatcaggcttttagctgatctctttatttatctattttaaattccttttATCAGGCTTTTAATCGATTTATCTATTTGTTTTTGCtcttacccttcctctttttacgttcttatctcatttaatctttatcttttattattttagttagcctataggttttagttttgatgcattttatgtctctgttttagatcattcttacctagctattaacttaattttatgagctaaatagctttttgtttatttggttcatTTTATGCCTTTTATCCTACCCTACTGTTTTAGTCCCtcagtttttagctccagtgtttcctcatgggaaACACACTGAGAGTTGTTCCTGGTCTACCGATGGGAGTGCCGTCCCGTGGACAGCTCTGACCTGGGTGGCTGAAGGGCACTACACCTCGGTGTGGAGCCTCCTGTCTGCCCAGGTCAGGGAGGTCTCTACggcggcgctccctgtggccgtgGACCGTGGGCCCTCTCAGTCTGGACGGTCCCGAGGTGGCTTTTTCCTTGCCTCGGGTCTCGATGCTCAGCCATGTCTCTTTAGTAGCTAGTGTGTATGGGtgtgagcttgtgtgtgtgtgtgtgtgtgtgtgtgtgtgtgtgtgtgagtgtgtgtgtgtatatttatgtatctctatgtggggtgggagggttgggttttctcttttcttttttgttttctgttttggttctttgttgtttttaacctgtgaggcactttgtgctactgttgtatgaaaagtgccatataaataaagttgatttgatttgatttgatctcTGGAGCAGGAGCGATTCTCTGGCTTGTTCCCAATGCTCTGGGAAGTGCTTGCTTGAGCACATCCTCAGCAGTTGCCCGATAGCCCTTGGGGAGGGCCACTATAGTTGGCGGCAGAGACCAGGACCGAAGACAATTACTGAGTCCATCTACAACACTGTAGCCAAGAACAACAATAAGCAACAAAATGCCAAGAACACCATCACCTTCGTCAGGGCTGGGGAGCAGCCACCAATACAATCCAAGTCCGTAACCCGCCTTTTCACCACAGCGCTAGACTGGGAGCTGCAGGTCGACTTGGGGAGACAACTCAAGTTCCAAGACTCATCAATCTCATCAATTTTTTCAAAGCAGGTGCTTCTCATTGAACTGACAGTTCCCTGGGAGGatccccccaccccccagctttttttttgtttttacaatcaTATATCCATTTTTCTAAAACATAATTAACCAGTGATGTATGAGAATCTCAGAaggtcatttaaaaacatacagtataggACTACTACTGTTCAGAAGGTATTTCCAATTTCCCAAAAATACTCTTCAGAATATCTggatataaaaaatatttcatctCCTTcaataatagcaataaaaatGTAACCTGTTTCCCATGTTGTGACTGTCTGGGTTTTTCAGTCATTGCCAGTTAATTATCTTCTAGAGAAATTGATGAAACTTCTGTGACCCCATTGTATACATTAGAGCAGGGGCCTTCGACATTTTTTAAGCTAAGGACCCCTTAGCTGAAAAAAAGATGGAGCAGGGACCCCCTACTACATATATAGTATAAATTGCATTGCATATTAAATCATGTAGGTGGATGTCAGGCAGAAGGCCATATCAGCCTCAGGCTGCAGTCTTAAGCTGTATTTGCTTTTCAGGTAGGTGAGGGAGGAAACTCCACTTTCACAAAGATAAGTTGTTGCCAAGGGTAAAATATGTTGGATTCATGTTCATGtatattttaagacattttaattttgaaaagaaaaaatcaaattttcaACAATTATCAAAAGAATAATTTGGCCCCCAGCAGTAACCCTGTGGACCCCCTGGGGGTCCTGGACCCTATGTTGAAGACCTAGACAGTAAAGGTACAAAGTGGGGCATCATCTTTTAAAAACCCAGTATCACTTAAACTTTAATCATATTTTGCAAATGTTGCAAGACACTTTTTACTCACGTGGTCTGGAGGCTGATTTGCCAGGGCCACGAGTGAGGTTTAGACACGCAGCCTCCCACAATCCGACCAAAACAACGCTTTGGTTTGGCGACTGGCGTCCCACATTTCGAATCAACTGTAAGGAAAGCTCAGAGTCATGAATTCTTGCAGGAGAAGTGAAACACAAACTTTGAATTTGTTTAAAGTGGTGTCATCTAACAAGACTTAAAGTTTACAGCCATGGCAAGCAGCCTGTGAGGATAATGCTCGGACACAtggtaaaacaaaacagttagATGGACAAAAAATTGATTCTATTATAAGACTCTTAACATTAGATAGGAGCGAGTTCTAAAGTTTGACCTGAGGCCACGTTAAACAAAACCCAACTGATTtcttcatttgtgttttcaaataCCGCTCTTCCATAATTCCAGGTTTGCAGTACATGTGTGGATTGGACATTAGATACAAAATCAGACAAAGGCTCTAcaggatgatttttttccctttgcaactatcatgtttttgtacagatttttAGGCATTCTATCATCTCAAAAAACGCATGAAGCTGCTGTAGATGGAAAAGAAACCTCCCTGGGGAAGCATGCCCCTTTAAGAAAAAGGGGGAGATTTCACTCAGGACAGCACACAGGTGGTTAAAAAACTCAATGATTGATTGTAATCCTCTACATACAAATAGGTTTCACATACCACAGTTTGGGATGTGACAGTAGTCCCATCTTGTGTTATTGTCAGTAGTATAGCACCATGGTCCGCTCGCATCATTGCCTGGGTTTCTGCAGCTCTGACAGTGACATACAAAGAGGGAGTCAATGaactcaaaacaaaaacaatgatttaCCAGATTTTAACATGAATGTGTTCATTACATCCAGAGCAAAACTCCAAAagtctgtcactcaaaatgttaatacaggaacacacacacacacacacacacacacacacacacacatacttacatTTCCCTCCAGCCCCTTGTCAGGGTGAGTTTCTGGGGTGAAGCTCTTGTGTTGGTGAGGGCTCTGAGCACTCCAGGCCTGGCAGGTCACACCCTTAGTGGTGATAGAGGTTGGACCCCGGTATGTTTCTCCATTTCCAGTCTTACAGTCTAATGCAACcaaaggagggggggggggcaaatcAATCATACAACTAACTAAAAGTGTACAAATGCATAATGTAGAGGTTGACTAATTTACCTTTGTGTGGTGGAACTGCAGTGGATGGGGTCTGGGGATTAGGTGAGGCTGTGGGTGTCTCTTCCGTAGAATTGGTGGGGCATTGCTCCAAGTTGCAGAACTCCCAGCGGACACTGGGGTCTGTAGTGTAACACCAGGGAGCTTCGTCTCCATCAGGGTTTCTGCACAGGTTCATCCTGAGGTCCCTGTTGAAAGAGAAAGCGTGGAACTTCAGGACAGCGGGAACCTTTCTCTACAAGATTTTGTGTTTTACTCTCAGAATCAAAGGAACCAATGATCTCTGTTGGTTTGTTGTTGCTATTTGAAGCTCACGCTTTGGGGTAGTTCTGTGGGGTATAGCTGTGGTTGTGTGGAGTCATGGCGCTCCAGTCTTggcatttttttccactgataGTCTCTGATGTCATGCCACGGTAACTTGACCCATCCCCCTCATAacagtcctcctcctctggaTGGGTCACTGGCTCATCTACAGCAGGAGACAGGAAATTGAGCTGACTCAATTATGCCGTTTACATTTATCACCACCACTGACATTGATATTGTAGTTAGGTAAGAGATTGTGGTCACTGATCACTGCCATACCTGTATCTCCACAGCGTGGCACATCGCAGTACTCCCAGCGAGTCGCATTGTCAGTGGTGTAACACCAGGGCATCGCCACATTGTCAGGGTTACGACAGTAGTTCTCATCCAGGCCTctgacaaacaacagacagTAATAATGATGAACACATGTAGAGCCAACGATAAGGTGACAGACCGTATGTCCCTCATATATGAAAAGCCTTTAAAAGGGTTTCAGTCATAGTAGCTCTTACTTGCAGGTGTACATTTGTAGGTAGTAGTGTTGGTGTGGCGTCTGAGACGACCAGCTCTGGcatgttttgtttgatttagTCACGGCAACCGTGCCTCGGTACGTTTCACCGTTACCAGTGATACAGGTCAGCTCTGGGGCGATGGTTGGAGGCGGGGTTGCTTAGCACAGATGATAAGATGGATTAGGTGGAGaacttgaataaaaaaaaagtagtggCAGTGTTTTAAAGCAGTCTTGTGGGTCATCCATTAAGGATGGGcagcaagtgacttgcaaatatgtcaagtttgtaaaaaacacactctgttttgaagtacagtgaatttatgGCACAAAGCTTCTACTCTGAAGTGCCTTTTCCCGCTATAGAGTGAGGGACTAATGGATAGCCACATGACAGAGACAGCTAACTAGCTTAATGATGTGGCCAAATGCAGGTATGATGCTGAATACATTGagctgtgtggaccttgaacaaatgacgacagagaaatctggaccccatggctggaccagtagGAATCACTGTTTTAAAGAATTTCAAATGACAATGAAACTGACTGTGATAATCAGAATTACTGAATAGTTCCTGGAACAACCACaatgggatatatatatatatatatatatatatatatatatatgtatatgtgtgtgtgtgtgtgtgtgtgtgtgtgtgtattgtgttaaAATTTTGTAAGCTGCAGATGGAGCTCCTCTGTGCTCGACTGAAAAGATGTACTATGTTAATcgttttaattttgtcaaaaaatgaCAATATCAAAATAACTGATGtggtattttcttttcttcctcaggTTGCAGTGCAGGGTCAGTTTGACAGTTCGGTGGTCCTGCAGCAGGAAGTGGTTAAACAGTACGAGGGACCGAAGTCACACCTTTTGTCTAAAAATGTGCACACCTGCGcagctaaaacacatttttacatttttgctcTTGTGTGAATAAAATTCCTCTGACCCTGACTCTCAATGATGGAAGCTTGGACGGGTTTAAGGTGTTATGATAGTGAAATAGAGCAGAAGTAAAGGAAACACATAAAATAGGAAATAGGAACACTTACTGCAGCGGGGTATGTCGCAATAGTCCCATCGTTTGGACGGGTCAGTGGTGAAGCACCATGGTCGGCGTTCACCATCAGGGTTTCTGCAGAAGTTCTCTACAAGATCTTTATCTGAAAAACTAGAGgaatccaaaaatgaaaaaaaaaatcatcatgacAAAAATCAATGTTTAGCTTCTAGaagatttgttttatttccaagATTCAATACTTTATTGCTATAATATGATTGATTGGATTTTGACTTAGTGAGCTCACTTACACAGagacaaaaggcaaaaaaaatagTGCTGCTTTGGAACTTGGATGTTCTGGTCTTAATACTTGTTAGTCTTTTGTGAGAAGAATGTAAATTAAAGAGGTTGTTTGATGGGGGAGAGGGGTCCTTTAAAACTTTAACTCTAACTTTAAACTCCCTTTGTAGCCTGACCTTTTAAATTTCTGTTAGGGGTGTGACATCACATCCAGTAATTCTGGGTACCACTATATCCAGCTGTCTATTGTCCTCAGTTGACATGTTGCCAAACCACAAAGTTATTGCGTAGGTCAGGAGGCCCTCTACTGCTGCTCTATAAAACTGCATCAAACACCCTGGATgtccacattttttaaattgtagtAACCTCCTGAGAGCCaggcttttgtttggtatgcatttctAATTTCTCCTCGCTATTTGGGATTAGTAGGACCTGATTAGCTTAAAAACTAAGCATTGtctttgaacaggaagtagttttgaaaaaaaaagtccatagGGGGACAATGGGTTGTTCGGTTTCTTAGTTAATACATTCTTCCTGATAACATTTATCAAATTTCATGTAATACTGCGTGAGGTTGGTTGATAGATTGATGTGCTGCTTTGTCGTCTTACGCGTGAGGGTCATAGCCATGGCTGTGAGGTTCCTGGGAGTCCCAGCGTTGGCAGGTGTAACTGTCTTCTGTAATGGAGATTCTTCCTCTGTAGTCCTCACCATTGCAGTGCATACACTCATCTGTAAAGGAACAAGCACAGACTCATGACATAACCTCTCTGCTGTACTGGTCTACTGTGGCACTTTTGATGACACTttataccacacacacacacacacacacacacacacgcacacacgcactaTGCATATATAAGGTTGAAAAGCAGAAGAATTTATGATACAATAGTTTGTATTTGTGCTTTGCTGTCACTgatatcacacacaaacaaacataataataaacacatgaaataaattatttaccaGGGCAGATGGCTACATCGCAGTATTCCCAGCGGGTGTCTGGGTCAGTGGTGTAACACCAGGGTCCCTCACTGGCTCCATCAGGGTTCCTGCAGAAGTTGGACTCCAGCTCTGCTCGGGGATATTCCTCTGGTGTAATGCTGCAGCACACACATTGAGAAAAATTACATGAACAGACATAAAACGGATATGATGTGATGTGTAAACTGACATGATGTTGCATGAATACATACTTAGGTGTATGTGGGTATCTTTCGTCCCATCTCTGACATgtctttcctgtttttgttgtggACTTTGTTCCTCTGTATTGTTTTCCTGTTCCAAATGTACACTCCAGTAGGTACACTGCACAAGAAAAAATATACACCAAAGGAAACTTTCAGCTTTGCATGTTTGATCATTCAATAAAACCAGCTTGGTATTTAGGTGGAATGGTTGTTGACAAGTTTACTGTATCATGCACTGCAGAGTTATGGACCTTTTTTCCTGtctaactaaaactaaaaagttGGTGCAATTTGGACATGCAACGAGTGTCTTCTTTCAATCTCAGGGCATGACTCATTGATTTCACGTTTAGATTTTGTTATGCTTTCACAAAAAACCCTGAAGAAAAACATGAAGCCCTGAGGACACACTCCAAACATCACTGATCATGCATCATATAGGCTAAATATTAACGACAATGTGATGGAGGCTAAATATCAAGAAGAATCTACACTGATGAACAGTATGTGCACTGTTGTAGAAAAGACTTTGGGCTGTTTATGTagatgaaaagacaaaaaacttgccttttttttcatacaaCATTGTGCTTTTTCCACGCTGAGCCATCAGTGTTTTAGAGTTGTCCGGTGCTGTCCAACACCCGTCATCCCTTTGATTATATGTGAAAGACCTATGAAAACACAGCAGGTGTCGAGTCAGAATGCTTAGCTTTGGATGTAAATGTTAGATGTTAaggtaaaaactggattttaaaggTGTGAACTTACCTGCATGTGAaggatgtttcagtgtcacaTTTGGCGGCACATTCAGCCACGTTGTTAACTGAGTACTGTCTTCTCTGCAACGAGAGGATCTGTGCTCCTTCAGTTTTGGTGTAGCCATCCACCTCAGTACCACTTGCTGGAATCAGGGACAAAACTATGAATTCAGTgtcaaatatacagtacatttttAGCATTCAAGCTCGCGTAGGCAGTTTAATTCTGGcatcactgggcaaaaatccccTTATAAAGTTTAATTGCAGTTCAAGTGGTCTGAAAGAACACTAGATGTGCGCATCTTcacttggctctgttttcaggtttGAGAAAATCTAGACCATGACAGAAGACTTTGGTCAATCACAGGCTGTTTTCGGAGAAAGCAGCTGTCAATTATGTTAATCACTGCACGTAAACTGTGGTAAACtatcaaactaggcagcgctgatcaaatatgtctcaagattctgttactgcatcgCCTATTTCTCATCTTATATGTtatcaaaaacatgttttaatacaGCTCAGctataaaatgttaaagtttgtgacccagccGCTTTGTTGAAAACAGCTTAGCAAAACATTTTACAGCTAGTACTctaaatatatttctgaaaaaaaaaaaagataaaattaaatCAGTTAGTTTGATGTGCATTCCTACCCATCTCATAATACATCCTGACTTGATTCAATGATGAAAATAGTATTTAAAGGGCATATATTATCAATGTGGACAAGGTTGTCCTGATGAGGTGCTCTCACAGTGAAGCAAAGTAATGTCTGtcttacttttatttataatttaggGCACTTAAATTATTGTGAACTACTCGCAATTATCATTCAAAGGTACCATTATATCTTACCAGTGCAGGTTAGGGCTCCCAGGAGCAAAGCTAGTTTGCACAGGTCCATGATGAGGCAGCTCACAATCGACAAAGTCACCGAGGTACCTCCTGGGATGTGACTGCGCTCCTTTAGCatttcagaaaaataaataggACGGCTCAATCTATTTTTAGTCAATCATTGGTCAGACAAGAACAGCAAACAAGCAACAGGTTTTGAAACACTTTTAATAATGTGACCTCAAGTACATactcatcttttttctttttttttcagtaaccGCCTATGGTaatacatgtgtgtatttgttaaaataatatattGTAATACAGACTTGATTCTCATTCGACTGATGAATACTATGTGGTCTAGATTACATCTAATCAATGTATAACATAAAATTAATCTTCAACTAAAAGGATCAATGTTCTCAATTACAAACAAAGGTTATTACAAAACATCATACTTTAGACTCTTGAGTAGGCGTTAGGTCTGAGTAACAACTGTTCAGTTGTGGGAAATTGTGCCACTGTCTTTCAAATTCTTGACTAAGTTAATGATGAGAGGCTTCTGTGAATATATGTCCTGAAGGAGGCTCTTCAATTAATTTTCCTGCGTAACGAGCGCTTCTTATTTTTAATACATTAAGTATTTTTGTGGATAATAATACAGGACATTGATCCGGGCTGGTATGTCGATGGGGTAGCTGCTTCGTTCTTGTAGTAATTGGTGAattagcaaaaaacaaacaaacaaaaaaaaacagtaacgATACCTTGATGATTTTGAATTTTAAACCTGAAAGAACTGAATTCTGTttccttctgctgctgctcccaGCTGAGGCTTTTGCTAGCTGCTGTTGTTAACACTGATAACAGTGCGTTATCATTA of Epinephelus lanceolatus isolate andai-2023 chromosome 4, ASM4190304v1, whole genome shotgun sequence contains these proteins:
- the LOC117260088 gene encoding plasminogen-like, whose amino-acid sequence is MLKERSHIPGGTSVTLSIVSCLIMDLCKLALLLGALTCTASGTEVDGYTKTEGAQILSLQRRQYSVNNVAECAAKCDTETSFTCRSFTYNQRDDGCWTAPDNSKTLMAQRGKSTMLYEKKVYLLECTFGTGKQYRGTKSTTKTGKTCQRWDERYPHTPNITPEEYPRAELESNFCRNPDGASEGPWCYTTDPDTRWEYCDVAICPDECMHCNGEDYRGRISITEDSYTCQRWDSQEPHSHGYDPHAFSDKDLVENFCRNPDGERRPWCFTTDPSKRWDYCDIPRCTTPPPTIAPELTCITGNGETYRGTVAVTKSNKTCQSWSSQTPHQHYYLQMYTCKGLDENYCRNPDNVAMPWCYTTDNATRWEYCDVPRCGDTDEPVTHPEEEDCYEGDGSSYRGMTSETISGKKCQDWSAMTPHNHSYTPQNYPKADLRMNLCRNPDGDEAPWCYTTDPSVRWEFCNLEQCPTNSTEETPTASPNPQTPSTAVPPHKDCKTGNGETYRGPTSITTKGVTCQAWSAQSPHQHKSFTPETHPDKGLEGNSCRNPGNDASGPWCYTTDNNTRWDYCHIPNCVDSKCGTPVAKPKRCFGRIVGGCVSKPHSWPWQISLQTTWGFHFCGGSLIHPQWVLTAEHCIHKSEDPAYYKVLLGVHTKSGEEPSRQERNVEKLMRAPNNADIALLKLQSPAMINDKVLPVCLPEQDYIVPARTECYVTGWGQTRGTAGAGVLKETGVPVIENKICNSPRYMNGEIKEDELCAGVNEGGMDACKGDSGGPLVCNSQNSYILQGVTSWGAGCAAPMRPGIYARVSTFADWINKTIEDN